A DNA window from Gorilla gorilla gorilla isolate KB3781 chromosome 6, NHGRI_mGorGor1-v2.1_pri, whole genome shotgun sequence contains the following coding sequences:
- the LOC129523662 gene encoding metabotropic glutamate receptor 8-like translates to MRMTSGGYWKQQKKLNQSGHFLWIGSDSWGSKIAPVYQQEEIAEGAVTILPRRASIDGFDRYFRSRPLANNRRNVWFAEFWEENFGCKLGSHGKRNSHIKKCTD, encoded by the exons ATGAGGATGACATCAG GAGGATATTGGAAGCAGCAAAAAAAACTAAACCAAAGTGGCCATTTTCTCTGGATTGGCTCAGATAGTTGGGGATCCAAAATAGCACCTGTCTATCAGCAAGAGGAGATTGCAGAAGGGGCTGTGACAATTTTGCCCAGACGAGCATCAATTGATG GATTTGATCGATACTTTAGAAGCCGACCTCTTGCCAATAATCGAAGAAATGTGTGGTTTGCAGAATTTTGGGAGGAGAATTTTGGCTGCAAGTTAGGATCACATGGGAAAAGGAACAGTCATATAAAGAAATGCACAG